The Candidatus Poribacteria bacterium genome has a window encoding:
- a CDS encoding phytanoyl-CoA dioxygenase family protein, whose product MLIRGEDSAIDLPSTLTEEEKWHYDLFGYLVLRQVVSPAEVEQMLEIANGWFANPEAAPEPVNVTQDQYSGVLNNVQYGDRIFERLSLNEKVMRIVMGLMWNRPRLFNCALVLQKQRPISDGEQERLHRDTSGFDFPDGFHNPHNDYQAGNGQIYSNYVNTAITLVDVPKDNGFMCIPGTHKLRIKFPTTIDIDNELAPAITFELKAGDCLVFSSRLMHGAKFWKVDYPRRVVFNRYQFSFYFNENYNLPIEAHRHCISDDQYELESIQRSEKGFAKRILKKLENGEELC is encoded by the coding sequence ATGTTAATCCGCGGTGAAGATAGTGCCATTGATCTTCCGTCTACCTTAACTGAGGAGGAGAAATGGCATTACGATCTGTTTGGTTATCTCGTGCTTCGGCAGGTGGTGTCGCCAGCAGAAGTTGAACAGATGCTTGAGATCGCAAACGGGTGGTTTGCGAATCCTGAAGCTGCACCTGAACCGGTGAATGTCACCCAAGACCAGTATAGCGGCGTGCTAAATAATGTTCAGTACGGTGATCGGATTTTCGAGCGATTATCGCTCAATGAAAAGGTGATGCGGATTGTAATGGGTTTAATGTGGAACCGTCCACGGCTCTTCAACTGTGCCCTCGTCTTACAGAAGCAACGCCCCATTTCTGACGGTGAACAGGAGAGACTTCATCGCGACACGAGCGGTTTTGACTTTCCGGACGGGTTCCATAACCCGCACAACGACTACCAAGCTGGAAACGGACAGATCTATAGTAATTATGTCAATACCGCCATAACACTCGTTGATGTGCCGAAGGACAACGGTTTCATGTGTATCCCCGGCACGCACAAATTGAGAATCAAATTCCCTACGACGATTGATATCGACAACGAATTGGCACCCGCCATCACCTTTGAGCTAAAGGCGGGAGATTGTCTCGTTTTCTCGTCTCGACTGATGCACGGCGCAAAATTTTGGAAGGTTGATTATCCGCGTCGAGTTGTCTTCAATCGGTATCAATTCAGCTTCTACTTCAATGAAAACTATAACCTACCCATAGAAGCACACCGCCACTGCATTTCTGATGATCAATACGAGTTGGAATCAATCCAACGCAGCGAAAAGGGATTTGCCAAACGGATCCTCAAAAAACTGGAAAACGGAGAGGAACTATGCTAA
- a CDS encoding alpha/beta hydrolase, translating into MSQEQVLQINGVQLWTAVQGNGIPMVLCHGGPGGYDYLSAIADTVSDVCQVVRYDQRGSGRSQAVGPYNVSTFVNDLEGLRKHFNFERWIVGGHSWGAGLALAYAVRFPARTIAVLHIAGTGIDPRWHGEYRENRLNALSESEREEYQRLRSQRERAEGANEEQIIDRLRTLSNKTDVFDPNQVDNLPSFDEYPVSHEANEKVGADWKNYTADPKFQQSVYDLSMPVLFLHGACDPRPCHFIETFAAKLSHSTFVLIPESGHYPWVEKPDEVKTALRQFVVDYAINE; encoded by the coding sequence GTGTCCCAAGAGCAAGTACTTCAGATTAATGGTGTTCAGCTTTGGACAGCGGTTCAAGGCAATGGAATACCGATGGTGCTTTGTCACGGCGGTCCTGGTGGTTACGATTATCTTTCCGCCATCGCTGACACGGTTTCTGATGTGTGCCAAGTCGTTCGGTATGACCAACGTGGAAGTGGGCGTTCACAAGCGGTAGGTCCCTATAATGTGTCCACATTTGTCAATGATTTAGAAGGATTGAGAAAGCATTTCAACTTTGAACGTTGGATTGTTGGGGGACATTCGTGGGGAGCCGGCCTTGCTTTGGCTTATGCAGTCAGGTTTCCAGCACGGACGATAGCCGTTCTTCACATCGCAGGCACAGGTATTGATCCGCGATGGCATGGCGAATATCGCGAAAATCGGTTAAATGCGTTGAGCGAATCAGAGCGTGAAGAATATCAACGTCTGCGTTCACAGAGAGAACGTGCTGAAGGGGCTAATGAGGAGCAGATAATAGACAGACTTCGCACTTTAAGTAATAAGACGGACGTATTTGACCCAAATCAAGTTGACAATCTTCCAAGTTTTGATGAATATCCTGTGAGCCATGAAGCGAATGAAAAAGTCGGCGCGGACTGGAAAAATTACACCGCAGATCCAAAATTTCAGCAATCCGTTTACGATCTATCCATGCCGGTTCTTTTTCTTCATGGTGCCTGCGACCCTCGTCCTTGTCACTTTATAGAGACGTTTGCTGCTAAACTATCTCATAGCACATTTGTGTTGATTCCCGAATCAGGACACTATCCTTGGGTAGAGAAACCCGATGAAGTGAAGACAGCACTTCGGCAGTTTGTCGTAGATTATGCAATTAACGAGTAG